A portion of the Lathamus discolor isolate bLatDis1 chromosome 5, bLatDis1.hap1, whole genome shotgun sequence genome contains these proteins:
- the PPM1G gene encoding protein phosphatase 1G — protein sequence MGAYLSQPNTVKSSGDGAGLGPRPLHFGFSAMQGWRVSMEDAHNCIPELDSETAMFSVYDGHGGEEVALYCAKYLPEIIKDQKAYKEGKLQKALEDAFLAIDAKLTTEEVIKELSQMAGRPQDDEDEKEKVADEDDVDNEEAALLHEEATMTIEELLTRYGQNCTKNLKNKSLAPAGENAAEGTGKQHDGESNMNGEADPGELTDHKERKNGKPDEESTGISSTSDKASAGGNSPALQKPEAGKGDEAVTSSTGEAGPSCSSTGKPQRTTKSKFFEDSEDESDEVEEEEEDSEECSEDEDGYSSEEAENEDDEDDTEEAEEDEDEEEEMLLPGMEGKEEPGSDSGTTAVVALIRGKQLIVANAGDSRCVVSEGGKAVDMSYDHKPEDEVELARIKNAGGKVTMDGRVNGGLNLSRAIGDHFYKRNKNLPPEEQMISALPDIKVLTINDDHDFMVIACDGIWNVMSSQEVVDFIQSKITQKDENGVLRPLSSIVEELLDQCLAPDTSGDGTGCDNMTCIIISFKPRNAHPPAESGKRKLEDMAAPAEENGGDNKKKAKLE from the exons ATGGGCGCGTACCTGTCGCAGCCCAACACGGTGAAGAGCTCTGGGGACGGGGCCGGGCTCGGGCCGCGCCCGCTTCACTTCGGCTTCAGCGCCATGCAGGGCTGGCGCGTCTCCATGGAG GATGCACACAACTGCATACCCGAGCTGGACAGTGAAACAGCTATGTTCTCAGTCTACGATGGACACGGAG GAGAAGAAGTTGCCCTGTACTGTGCCAAGTATCTTCCTGAGATAATCAAAGACCAGAAGGCCTATAAGGAGGGCAAATTGCAAAAG GCCCTGGAAGATGCTTTCTTAGCCATAGATGCCAAGCTTACCACTGAGGAGGTGATTAAAGAGCTCTCTCAAATGGCTGGGCGGCCCCAAGATGATGAAGATGAGAAAGAGAAGGTTGCTGACGAAGATGATG TGGATAATGAGgaagctgctcttctgcatgAAGAAGCCACAATGACCATTGAGGAGCTTCTCACACGTTATGGACAAAACTGCACCAAGAACCTCAAAAACAAGTCTTTAGCTCCAGCTGGGGAGAACGCTGCAGAGGGGACAGGCAAGCAGCATGATGGGGAGTCAAATATGAATGGAGAGGCTGACCCAGGGGAGCTTACCGACCACAAGGAGAGGAAGAATGGGAAGCCAGATGAAGAAAGCACGGGTATTTCCTCCACCTCAGACAAAGCCAGCGCTGGAGGcaacagccctgctctgcagaagccTGAAGCAGGCAAAGGTGACGAGGCCGTCACCTCTTCTACTGGGGAGGCCGGgccctcctgctcctctacGGGAAAGCCCCAGCGCACAACCAAATCCAAATTTTTTGAGGACAGTGAGGATGAGTCAGATGAGgttgaggaagaggaggaagacagtgag GAATGCAGTGAAGATGAGGATGGTTATAGCAGTGAAGAGGCAGAgaatgaagatgatgaagatgacactgaagaagcagaggaggatgaggatgaagaggaagaaatgttGTTACCAGGCAtggaggggaaagaggag CCTGGCTCTGACAGTGGGACAACTGCTGTCGTGGCGCTTATCCGGGGCAAGCAGCTAATCGTGGCTAATGCTGGAGACTCTCGTTGCGTGGTGTCAGAAGGTGGCAAAGCCGTCGACATGTCATACGACCACAAGCCAGAGGACGAGGTGGAGCTGGCCAGGATAAAGAATGCTGGTGGCAAGGTCACTATGGATGGGAGAGTGAATGGTGGTCTCAACCTCTCCAGAGCAATCG GTGATCACTTCTACAAGCGGAACAAGAATCTGCCTCCAGAAGAACAGATGATTTCTGCTTTGCCTGACATCAAAGTGCTGACAATAAATGATGACCACGACTTCATGGTCATTGCCTGTGATGGAATCTG GAATGTGATGAGCAGCCAGGAAGTGGTGGATTTCATCCAGTCCAAGATCACCCAAAAGGATGAGAATGGAGTCCTGAGGCCGCTCTCCTCCATCGTAGAAGAG CTGCTGGATCAGTGTTTGGCTCCAGACACCTCAGGGGACGGCACCGGCTGCGATAACATGACCTGCATCATTATCAGTTTCAAACCCCGTAATGCACATCCACCTGCTGAGAGTGGGAAGCGGAAACTGGAGGACAtggcagcaccagcagaagAGAATGGTGGCGATAACAAGAAGAAGGCCAAGCTGGAATAG